From Aspergillus fumigatus Af293 chromosome 5, whole genome shotgun sequence, a single genomic window includes:
- a CDS encoding putative NRPS-like enzyme — MKLAPKCSQDGYVQIHKRIYKDNGAIWSIAEGSYMDAPHNLPAHPAHTMSNLTTRTMNDSHSSEPLHGTVVDLFDQWAEKFPERVAAEWQGKSLTYGALRDASLHVSRALLRAGLLPRARAPLLTQMSLEMLSAVIGILRVGPCYVPMEVAAGSSARIEAALSELASPVVVITSPCPGLQLPTITVNFRGDGLSRHHRTKKAYEWSWRHAEEECGLRTLRGLFSPRAQQASKGSDFSKFLKQRGYSIPAAQVLRLDTIERLEDRLRSQSNIEVAEGGSRNLQATATPVQRLFLKWSIETPHTFAIIGLTKYIGDSSRTPTASDLRGAMEKSLSAHSIFRTRFDLTGSTLSDLSRHNLTWGEVSVSEDELEQACASAEEESWQAVSRNTRADNEVPYCAVTCISLYTSQPRTGNAMFHQDARVHTGLVRSATPGRERTSPPEALNLIRLQSSPTITRAALDASSRRLSVTPSTMIYAAWALFLHSITSWVHVCFSVSLSGSTVPWPSAPSVVGPLLCRSLFSTSIVKDATAHDWLATVHKTTLDIIEFDGLTHSLPPSLMADPRTNTSNVLYFLDVPAPSQNWSHKDR, encoded by the exons ATGAAACTGGCACCTAAATGCAGTCAAGACGGATATGTCCAGATACACAAGAGGATCTATAAAGACAATGGAGCTATTTGGTCCATCGCCGAAGGATCCTACATGGATGCTCCTCATAATCTCCCAGCCCACCCCGCGCATACTATGTCCAATCTCACCACTCGGACAATGAACGACTCACATTCCTCTGAGCCCCTACACGGCACTGTCGTCGACCTCTTCGACCAATGGGCCGAGAAATTCCCGGAGAGAGTTGCAGCAGAGTGGCAAGGCAAATCCCTCACCTACGGGGCTCTCCGCGACGCCTCTCTCCATGTTAGTCGCGCCTTATTAAGGGCCGGTTTACTGCCACGCGCCCGAGCGCCGCTGTTGACCCAAATGTCGCTGGAGATGCTTTCGGCAGTGATCGGGATTTTGAGGGTAGGGCCCTGCTATGTACCAATGGAGGTGGCCGCCGGGAGTAGTGCTCGCATCGAGGCCGCGCTCTCCGAGCTGGCCTCGCCGGTAGTGGTGATCACTAGCCCCTGTCCTGGCCTCCAATTACCTACCATCACGGTAAATTTCAGAGGGGATGGTTTGTCTCGTCACCATCGGACAAAGAAGGCCTACgagtggagctggaggcaCGCCGAAGAGGAATGCGGGCTGAGGACCTTGCGTGGATTATTTTCACCTCGGGCACAACAGGCAAGCAAAGGGAGTGATT TTTCGAAATTTCTGAAGCAGCGAGGTTATTCGATTCCGGCCGCGCAAGTCCTTCGACTAGACACGATCGAACGGCTGGAAGACCGCCTGAGAAGCCAGTCAAACATCGAAGTTGCGGAAGGAGGGAGCAGGAACTTGCAGGCTACAGCGACACCTGTGCAGAGGCTCTTCCTCAAGTGGTCTATAGAGACACCACATACCTTTGCTATCATCGGCCTGACCAAGTACATCGGCGACTCCTCCCGAACTCCTACTGCCAGTGACCTACGCGGTGCCATGGAAAAGTCGCTCTCAGCACACAGCATCTTCCGCACGCGGTTTGATCTAACGGGCTCCACCCTCTCCGACCTAAGCCGACACAATCTCACCTGGGGCGAGGTCAGCGTGTCTGAAGACGAGTTGGAACAAGCCTGTGCgtcagctgaagaagaatcatGGCAGGCCGTGAGCAGGAACACGCGCGCCGACAATGAAGTCCCGTACTGCGCGGTGACCTGCATCTCT CTATACACAAGCCAACCTCGAACAGGAAACGCAATGTTTCACCAAGATGCTCGAGTCCATACCGGCCTCGTGCGTTCTGCAACCCCCGGCCGCGAAAGAACCTCCCCACCGGAAGCCCTCAATCTCATCCGTCTCCAGTCATCCCCTACTATCACCCGGGCCGCCCTCGACGCCTCATCCCGCCGTCTGTCCGTAACCCCAAGCACAATGATCTACGCTGCGTGGGCGCTCTTCCTCCATAGTATTACCTCGTGGGTCCACGTCTGCTTCTCCGTCAGTCTCTCAGGCAGCACAGTCCCATGGCCATCGGCCCCCTCCGTTGTCGGACCCCTTCTCTGTCGCTCTTTATTTAGCACCAGCATTGTCAAGGACGCAACCGCCCATGACTGGCTCGCGACCGTGCACAAGACCACTCTTGATATCATTGAGTTCGATGGGCTCACGCATTCGCTGCCCCCATCTCTGATGGCCGACCCCCGCACAAACACTTCCAACGTGCTCTACTTCCTGGACGTCCCCGCGCCGTCGCAAAACTGGAGCCACAAGGACCGTTAA